The following are encoded together in the Gasterosteus aculeatus chromosome 7, fGasAcu3.hap1.1, whole genome shotgun sequence genome:
- the alpk1 gene encoding alpha-protein kinase 1 isoform X4 has protein sequence MVLQKLGLWREAAELIWTSLVGYYALPQPDKKGIGTSLGILANILVSMNDEDFHAFRTNPQIDLSLLGDRSHRLLSAAQAAKMAVVYSQYTSLYVLTNVVTQGTCLLSYNFSVECPDSQRRPFLLQAREAFSIGVLTKAEGELVTSKQELHTLLKAAYSLTVTHKWLGTPLEVVEQANQACQKALAKFYDYCNADIQDKDGLCAEIMHLVTQVKLLLRVEPFINTDKGSFIPDSYRNTKDTLVNFTLEGFAEVMLRLQKHHASLCETTNTSCKRTTDKIDGGKLCITAMGTTIGTLNTECSTEACKVSPNEEEPVNKGSKPTCVHPTQRSDPCSTLGSTDNLGSSWQNFSLSSSGSPRPSGSNFTGGPAIGPQAKVCNQNCLTTEVDDWSDSLLHFTDENKSPVSSQTVPRPVNPATSSSNASCGSEKFEVIQAGIETLDTGENCMIDDVAAEPSATEGAAQSLSQLALGTFSSSLNDSFGSQSSWEKISLDPNSPTIRKPQLSSPSKEGTSDSSRSPESDRSFFLLETLDSETNDSAHHPTHKNHTSGGESRDVFRPQTLERPIVKPNMHTEVDSVCVKPATTNSSATPYPNLSQFVPEQCASTETSTGSSFEMLEDHQSGDKPAEVIPPQMKNSSCYSCVQQSSVADIVPQSPYVLSQHDYQALLAGVCYECLLKRLHSDKTQFKLKTHRTAHSALHLKFSKATGLWTARETCAYIGEPMGMEGKQRAAIWVQFLHQEERLSSYVGKDYLKPKGIQFHLRDVERQMTAQHYVTAFNKSLYDKEVTAQIYFIPSEALLILNGNQIAGCVTVEPHMLGDFVKLTNNTVKKDKCIQATEYGIAFGHFTCLLSDYQEVVVDLQGWVTANGKGLTYLTDPQIHSTRTPRGPSNFAARGLRYFLEEQHGPECNVVCQLLRLPPLRRQPHEL, from the exons ATGGTTCTGCAGAAGCTAG GCCTTTGGCGTGAGGCTGCAGAGCTAATCTGGACCTCTCTAGTTGGCTACTACGCACTTCCACAACCTGATAAAAAG GGCATTGGAACCTCTCTTGGAATACTGGCCAACATATTGGTATCTATGAATGACGAGGACTTCCACGCTTTTAGGACTAATCCACAAATTGATTTG TCTTTACTTGGTGACAGGAGTCATCGTCTCCTCTCAGCAGCCCAGGCAGCTAAGATGGCGGTGGTGTACAGCCAGTACACTTCCCTCTATGTGTTGACCAATGTG GTAACTCAAGGGACCTGCTTGTTATCGTACAATTTCTCGGTAGAGTGCCCTGACTCTCAACGGCGGCCATTCCTCCTGCAGGCTAGAGAGGCCTTTTCAATCGGCGTGCTCACCAAAGCAGAAGGCGAGCTGGTCACCAGCAAGCAAGAGCTTCACACCTTGCTGAAGGCTGCATATTCCTTAACCGTCACTCACAAATGGCTCGGCACTCCTCTGGAAGTTGTGGAGCAAGCAAATCAAGCTTGCCAAAAAGCTTTAGCAAAATTCTACGATTACTGCAATGCAGATATTCAAGATAAAGACGGCCTCTGTGCTGAAATCATGCATCTGGTCACCCAAGTCAAGCTTCTGCTGCGAGTGGAGCCTTTCATTAATACAGACAAGGGGTCTTTTATCCCTGACAGCTACAGAAACACCAAAGACACTCtggtcaattttactctggaaGGCTTCGCCGAGGTGATGCTGAGATTACAAAAGCATCATGCATCGCTGTGCGAGACAACCAACACAAGCTGTAAAAGGACCACGGACAAGATAGATGGGGGAAAATTATGTATAACTGCGATGGGTACAACCATTGGTACGCTCAACACAGAATGTAGCACTGAGGCCTGCAAAGTGTCCCCCAATGAAGAGGAGCCAGTAAACAAGGGTTCAAAACCAACCTGTGTGCACCCGACTCAGAGGTCCGACCCGTGTTCCACTTTAGGAAGCACAGATAACCTCGGCTCTTCATGGCAGAACTTTTCCCTGAGCAGTTCAGGGTCTCCTCGGCCCAGCGGCAGCAACTTCACAGGAGGTCCGGCTATAGGACCTCAAGCAAAAGTATGTAATCAGAATTGTCTGACCACTGAGGTTGATGATTGGTCAGACAGCCTTCTTCATTTCACTGATGAAAACAAGTCTCCAGTCAGTTCCCAAACTGTCCCGAGACCTGTAAACCCTGCCACTTCCTCTTCTAATGCCAGTTGTGGTTCAGAGAAGTTTGAAGTGATACAAGCTGGAATAGAGACACTGGACACTGGGGAGAATTGTATGATTGACGATGTGGCGGCAGAACCATCAGCCACTGAGGGAGCAGCACAGTCCTTATCCCAGTTGGCTCTTGGAACCTTCTCCAGCTCGCTCAATGACAGCTTTGGTTCCCAGTCGTCGTGGGAGAAAATATCCCTGGACCCAAACTCTCCCACAATCAGAAAACCTCAGCTGAGCAGCCCATCAAAAGAAGGAACCAGTGACAGCAGCAGGTCACCGGAGTCTGACAGGAGCTTCTTCCTCTTGGAGACCCTTGATTCTGAAACCAATGATTCAGCTCATCATCCCACACACAAAAACCACACATCCGGAGGGGAATCTAGAGATGTGTTCAGGCCCCAAACTCTGGAGAGACCTATTGTTAAGCCAAATATGCACACAGAGGTTGACTCAGTATGCGTAAAACCTGCTACCACCAACTCTTCAGCAACCCCATATCCAAACCTCTCCCAGTTTGTCCCAGAACAGTGTGCCTCCACTGAAACCTCTACCGGGAGTTCATTTGAGATGCTGGAGGACCATCAAAGTGGAGACAAACCTGCTGAAGTAATTCCCCCTCAGATGAAGAACTCCTCGTGCTACAGCTGTGTGCAGCAAAGCAGTGTGGCTGACATTGTCCCCCAGAGTCCTTACGTGTTGTCACAGCATGATTACCAAGCCCTACTGGCTGGAGTTTGCTATGAATGTCTGCTGAAGAGGCTTCACAGTGACAAAACACAATTCAAACTTAAGACACACAGAACTGCCCACA GTGCTCTTCATTTAAAGTTCTCCAAAGCCACAGGACTGTGGACAGCCAGGGAGACCTGTGCGTACATCGGGGAGCCGATGGGGATGGAGGGAAAGCAGAGAGCGGCTATATGGGTGCAGTTTTTACACCAGGAGGAAAGGTTAAGCAG TTATGTAGGGAAAGACTACTTGAAGCCAAAGGGGATCCAGTTTCACCTGAGAGATGTGGAGCGACAGATGACAGCCCAGCACTATGTGACTGCGTTCAACAAGAGTCTTTACGACAAGGAAGTGACGGCTCAGATCTACTTCATTCCCTCAGAAGCTCTGTTG ATTCTGAACGGAAATCAGATCGCAGGCTGTGTAACAGTGGAGCCCCACATGctgggagactttgtcaaaCTGACCAACAACACTGTAAAGAAGGACAAGTGTATACAAGCTACAGAATACGGCATCGCCTTCGGACACTTTACCTGCCTGCTCTCTGACTACCAGGAAGTTGTTGTAGAcctgcaag GGTGGGTCACAGCAAATGGCAAAGGACTGACCTacctcactgacccccagatTCACTCCACCAGGACCCCCAGAGGCCCCTCCAACTTTGCTGCCCGAGGCCTCAGATacttcctggaggagcagcATGGCCCAGAGTGCAATGTGGTGTGCCAGCTGCTCCGACTGCCTCCACTGCGCCGACAGCCTCACGAACTTTGA